Within the Streptomyces sp. NBC_00554 genome, the region GCACGCGCAGCCCGCAAGGACGGCCGGGAGCTGTACTACCGCAGCCAGGGCAAAGGGCAGTCCAACCTCATCAAGAGCTTCGAACAGCGATACGGACTGTGGGAGACGCCGAACTCCATGCGCAATGTCGACCGGGAGTGCCAGGTGATGGTGAAGGGAGCCGACCTGTGAGCCGCAAGCTGCGGGTACGCCAGTCGCAGACGGTGGTGCCCTTCGGGGTCGGAGCCGTCTTCGACATCCAGGGAGAGTCGTTCGTCGCCACCGGCATCGGTGACTGGCCGGGAAAGGGCCGACAGAAGGTGGAGTCTCCCCGGCTGGCCTCCCGGCTCGGGGTGACGGGCTTCTACGCCGCTCCCGCGACGGCCAACGACCGCTACGACACTCCGGACGCGCCCGGTGCGCCGTACATTCGTTTCCCGTCCTGGCTGTTCTGCGGTGCGTGCCGGCGCATGAAGCGCTGGCGCATCGCCGACGAGAAGCCCGGACAGCCGCCGCGCTGCCCCTCCTGCTCGCCGGGCCGGATGCTCGCACCCATGCGGTTCGTGCAGATCTGCGCGGCCGGGCATCTCAGTGACATCGACTGGTGGTTCTGGGCCCATTCGAGGCGTGAGGCCGGCGAGCGACGTCAGTGCGGCGAACGCGAGAAGCTCCGCTTCCTCGTCTCCGAGCGCGCCTCAGGACTCGAGGCGCTCTCTGTCACCTGCACCGCGAAGGGCTGCGGCGCTGCCCGCGATCTGCTCGACATCCTCGGCACGCACGGCATGCGCTGCTCGGGACGCAATCCCTGGCAGAGGAGGAGCGAAGCCACTGAATGCGTCAAGCCGGTACAGGTGGTCCAGAGAACGGCAGGAAACCTGTACTACCCGGTGACGCACTCGGCTCTCGACATTCCCGAGACGGACGTACGCGCTCATGACGACGATGCGCTGGCCGAACGTGTACGCCAGCATGATCTGTGGGTGCAGTTGTGCCGCGACGCCGGGAAGCCGCGCGCGGCCATGTTCCGGGAGGTGATCCTGGAGGACACCGGTGCCGACGAGGACCTCCTGGACGCACTTCTCGGTGAGGAGACGGGACAACCTCCCGAGGCGTCCTCCGACGCGCCCGCCGCCCCGGCTCGACCCGATCTGAGCCGCGAGGAATGGGCCGCGTTCATGGCGCCCACTCCGCCGGCTACGCGTGACTTCGCGCTGCGCGAGACCACCCTCGGTCTCGCCGGCGAGACCGAGGACCCGTGGGCGGGACTGCGGCGCCGTTTCGGCCGGATCGTCCTCGCCGACCGGCTGCGCGAGGTACGCGCCCTGTCCGGCTTCACCCGGGTCTCACCGGACGCCGCAGCCGTCCCCGCCGACACCTCAAGGCGCCTGAAGTGGCTGCCGGCGGTGGAGGTCTTCGGAGAAGGGGTCTTCCTCACGCTGGACAGAGGCGAACTGGCCACCTGGGAAAGCGATATGAGAGTGCATCGGCGTGTCACCGGCATGCGTGCGGATCTCGACCGCTCCTTCCAGAAGGATCGCCTGGAGGCCCTCACCGGACCCGAACTCACCCCCCGGTTCGTCCTCCTGCACACCCTGGCGCATCTGCTGATCCGTCAGCTCTCCTTCGAGTCCGGATACACCACGGCGAGCCTGCGCGAACGGATCTACGCACGGCCCGAGCAGGACCAATACGGCATCCTCATCTACACCGCCGCCGGGGACGCCGAGGGCACTCTCGGAGGCCTCGTCCGGCAGGGTGAACCCCCGCGCCTGGCGGAGACCTTGCTACGGATGACGGAGGCAGCCGCCTGGTGCTCGGCCGACCCCCTCTGCGCCGAACACACCGGCCAGGGCTTTGGCAACCTCAACCGCGCCGCCTGTCATGCATGCGCCCTCCTTCCGGAGACCAGCTGCGAGGCCGGCAACGCCTTGCTCGACCGCGCCTTGGTCGTGGGTGGCGAACACGTGCCCGGCTACTTGGAAGCGATAGTCACCGCTGCCCGTGCCGCCGCGGTCACCGCTCTGGAGCAGTCATGACACTCACCTACCTCGGGCTTTCGCCGGAACAACGTGCCTGCCTCGACGATCTCCCCTTTGACGGCAACCATCTCGTCAGCGGCCCGCCCGGCAGCGGCAAGAGCATCCTGGCCGCCCAACGGGCCGTCATGCTCGCCCTCACGGGCACTCCGGTGACCTTGCTGACCCGCTCCAACCTTCTGCGACAGTCCCTGGCCGCGATGGTCCACGCAGTGGGCCCGGCGGACCGCAGCGTACGAGTGGCGACCGCGCACGCCTGGCTCACCGAGTGGTTCGGCGGGAAGGTCCCACGTACCGGCGACGGCTGGTACGACTGGGCGGCGTGCTACGAGCGCGCCGCGGAGACCGGCCCCGTACCCGGTCTCACCCTCGTCGTGGACGAAGGCCAAGACCTGCCGCCCGAGTTCTACCGCTTCTGCCGACTGCTCCAGGCCCGTACGACGGTGTACGCCGACGAGTGCCAGCGCCTGACCGACACCAACTCCACTCTCGCGGAGATCACCCAGCGCCTGGGTCGGTGCACGCGTCTCGAACTCGACGGGAATCACCGCAACACACGCCAGATCGCGGCGTTCGCCGCCCACTTCCATGCGGGGGCCGGAGTGCCTGCCCTCCCCGAACGCGAAGGGCCGCCTCCGCGACTGCACCGCCTGCCGCATCGCGGCGCCGCCGACCTGCTGATTCTCCTGGCGGAGAAGCATCCCCAGCAGAGCATCGGTGTGATCGTGAAGTCGACCGACACTCAATTCTCGCTGCTCGGCAGTCTGGAGCGCAGAGCACCACGGCTCAAGCCGCAGTTGTACACCTCCCGAGCCCGGGCCGCGCAAGGCCGCTACCGCACGCTGGACCTTGGCCGGCCCGGAATCGTGCTCGTCCACCGGGCGAGCGCCAAAGGGCTTGGATTCGACACCGTCGTCATCCCCGACACGCATACGGACGCGGCTGTCGATCCCACTTCGGCCACCCTGCGGATGGCGTACTACGTTCTGGCCACCCGCGCACGACGTGAACTCCATCTGGCCTACGAGGGGGACACTGAGCCACCTCTGTGTGCGCAAGTGGGGTCCGGCTACTTGCTGCGCGGCTGACGACAGCCCTGGATGAGTGTCGCCGGGGCCGCAACAGCCCGGTGTTGCTGTCCGGCGGATGTGGTCTCGTCTGCCGTCCCGCGCCGCGGAGGGTGAGCCGGCGGAGGCGGCCCCGCGCGTCCCAGCCCGAAGTCGGCCTCTGGATGCCCCAGAAGCCTGCGGTGCCGCTGTGCACGCAATGTGCACGGCCCTTCTTGGCCGCGCAGAACGTCTGTACCTCTCAGAGGCCGATTTCGCGAGCCGCGAACCTGTCCCCGGCGTCTACCCGACTCGTCTGCCGACAGGGCTCTGGTTTTATGGCCTGGTTGGGGCCCTCTTCCGTGTGAGGGAGACTTCCTGCTCCTGGCTGGGAGCTTCCGTTGGGCTCTGGGGCAAATCCGAGCGCGGTCCGTCAGTGGCGTCCGTGGGCATGAGTCTTCTCCTCGGCACCGGTGCGAGCCATTGTGGTCGCGTTCACAGCGGGGATGTAGCCGGCCACCGGTCCTCGACATCACCGTCCGACTCTTTGTCGGTTCTTGTGGATGAGCCTGACCGATCACCAGTCGCCGACGTCGAAGTTCGCGTCGATCGGCATGCCGTTGAACGCGAAGACGGCCACGAGGTAGTTCCTCAGCGCGACGAGCCGGTCTTACAGCTTCTCCGTCAGTTCCCAGGTCTCGACGGTCTCGGACCGGGACCTCGCAGCGGGCATCGCTGGTACTTGCTCGAAGAACCACCCCGGCTCCGGGTCGCCCACATGCAGGGACACGCTCGGGTCATCGTCCTCGTCGGCGAGACATTCGAGAAGTCCGCGCTGGGCCTGCCGTGGCGATGGTCGACGGGAATGCCGCCTCGGCGGTGGTGGCGTGGGTGGGCGTGGTGGTGGGCGGCGTACATCCGGAGGGTGAACGCGCACTTCATGCCGCTCAAGCCCTGGCCAGGAAGAACGCCCCGGCCGGGGCTCTCTGTGCGCGGTCGTCCCCGCCCCCCGTCCCCAACCCCCCACCCATTCCTGGGAGTTCCGAGGGAGTCTCATGTGCGGGGTGTGAATGGCGTGCTACGTAAGGTAAACATGCGTGGGATGGCTGAGAAACTTTTTCGAATTGACCACGAAATCTCCTCAAGCCGTCGGAGGATGTGTGACGGCAAGGGCGCGGGCTGACGGGCACGCGCTGCTGGCGGCCATGTTTGGTGTTTGCTTATTCGCTTTGGTGTGGGTGCGCAAGAAGGTTTTTTGCTGTCCTGGTGGGGGTTTTTCGCCATGCGGCAATTTACGTAATAAGCCCAGGGGGGCTCTCGTGTACGGGTTTTCGCGGAAGGCTGCCGTCTGCGCGGCGGCGTTGTTAGTCACGTTTCTGGCGCCTGTGACCGGGGCCAGAGCCGATGAGTTGGAACCGAGAATCGACCTCAGGGTGTTGGTGGTCGATGACGGTGGCGCGGCTACCGAGGCTGTTGCGGCTGAGCTCGAGGGAGCTGGGATGCCGTACACCGAGGTTGATTTGAATGATGCCGGGAGGCCGCAGATCGACGCGGGCTTTCTGAGTGACACCGTCGACGGGCGGCCGAGGGCGAAGTTCCAGGCCGTGGTGCTGCCGAACGACAACCCCTTCGGGGCGGGGTCGGGGGAGATGGCGGCGCTCACGGCGTACGAGCAGACGTATGGGATTCGGCAAGTCGACGCGTACACGTACGCCCAGCCGGCCGTGGGGCTCAACTGGGCGCAGGATCCTGGGTACATGGGGTCGCTGGACGGTACGACGGCGCAGGTGACCGCTGCCGGGCTGGCCGGGCCCTTCGGGTATCTCGACGGGGCGGTTCCCTTCGAGGACAACTCGGCCGAGGTGTCGGAGAGTTACGGGTTCCTGGCTGTGCCGCTCGCTCAGCAGGCGGAGGGGGCGGAGTTCACGACCTTCGTGGAGGCGCCGATTCCCGGTACCGCGGTGAGCGGATCGCTGATCGGGGAGTACGCGCACGACGGGCGCCGGGAACTGGTCGTGACCTTCGTCTACAACGAGGCCCAGCAGCAGTACCGGCTGCTCGCGCGCGGAATCGTGGAGTGGATGACGCAGGGCGTCCATCTGGGCGCCGACCGCAACTACT harbors:
- the drmB gene encoding DrmB family protein produces the protein MSRKLRVRQSQTVVPFGVGAVFDIQGESFVATGIGDWPGKGRQKVESPRLASRLGVTGFYAAPATANDRYDTPDAPGAPYIRFPSWLFCGACRRMKRWRIADEKPGQPPRCPSCSPGRMLAPMRFVQICAAGHLSDIDWWFWAHSRREAGERRQCGEREKLRFLVSERASGLEALSVTCTAKGCGAARDLLDILGTHGMRCSGRNPWQRRSEATECVKPVQVVQRTAGNLYYPVTHSALDIPETDVRAHDDDALAERVRQHDLWVQLCRDAGKPRAAMFREVILEDTGADEDLLDALLGEETGQPPEASSDAPAAPARPDLSREEWAAFMAPTPPATRDFALRETTLGLAGETEDPWAGLRRRFGRIVLADRLREVRALSGFTRVSPDAAAVPADTSRRLKWLPAVEVFGEGVFLTLDRGELATWESDMRVHRRVTGMRADLDRSFQKDRLEALTGPELTPRFVLLHTLAHLLIRQLSFESGYTTASLRERIYARPEQDQYGILIYTAAGDAEGTLGGLVRQGEPPRLAETLLRMTEAAAWCSADPLCAEHTGQGFGNLNRAACHACALLPETSCEAGNALLDRALVVGGEHVPGYLEAIVTAARAAAVTALEQS
- a CDS encoding DNA helicase — translated: MTLTYLGLSPEQRACLDDLPFDGNHLVSGPPGSGKSILAAQRAVMLALTGTPVTLLTRSNLLRQSLAAMVHAVGPADRSVRVATAHAWLTEWFGGKVPRTGDGWYDWAACYERAAETGPVPGLTLVVDEGQDLPPEFYRFCRLLQARTTVYADECQRLTDTNSTLAEITQRLGRCTRLELDGNHRNTRQIAAFAAHFHAGAGVPALPEREGPPPRLHRLPHRGAADLLILLAEKHPQQSIGVIVKSTDTQFSLLGSLERRAPRLKPQLYTSRARAAQGRYRTLDLGRPGIVLVHRASAKGLGFDTVVIPDTHTDAAVDPTSATLRMAYYVLATRARRELHLAYEGDTEPPLCAQVGSGYLLRG